From a single Candidatus Microthrix subdominans genomic region:
- a CDS encoding type II secretion system F family protein — protein MTDTMVRFRYEGETVEGETVKGEIKAPSSLAARNELALNGTRVSKLTERKGLNMEITKKGVPLIEIMHFCRQMASFMRAGVPVTEAMGSLRDDCDNKQLKIVLDEMIDQIGTGSTVGDAAARHADVFPPYFVAIIRSADLTGRMDRAFDELHRYIKRDVSLRKQVRKALIYPMILMVVSIAVVAIIVVFVIPRFAEFFEGFGAELPLPTRMLMAIADFVQSTAGLITLGLIVVAILAFFGAISTRKGRYWWHGVLLKMPLINKVIVYSSTERFARVLGVLLSSGVPLSDALPSAADCSNNLVFKHRLDEATQLVMQGDGFAEPMAEANIFPNTMLQMIKVGEQTGELAAQLDNVAGFFNDELDYAVDKMTEWFEPIMIIFIGAVVGFVALAMVSAMYGIYGQVEL, from the coding sequence ATGACCGACACGATGGTCAGGTTCCGCTACGAGGGCGAAACCGTCGAGGGCGAAACGGTCAAGGGCGAAATCAAGGCGCCCTCGTCGCTGGCTGCCCGTAACGAGCTGGCTCTCAACGGCACCCGCGTTTCCAAGCTGACGGAACGCAAGGGCCTCAACATGGAGATCACCAAAAAGGGTGTTCCCCTCATCGAGATCATGCACTTTTGTCGGCAGATGGCCAGCTTCATGCGCGCAGGCGTCCCGGTGACGGAGGCGATGGGCAGCCTGCGCGACGACTGCGACAACAAGCAGCTGAAGATCGTGCTCGACGAGATGATCGATCAGATCGGCACCGGCTCCACCGTCGGCGACGCCGCCGCCCGTCACGCCGACGTGTTTCCGCCCTACTTCGTGGCCATCATCCGCTCGGCCGACCTCACCGGTCGCATGGATCGGGCCTTCGACGAGCTGCACCGCTACATCAAGCGCGATGTGTCGTTGCGCAAGCAGGTACGCAAGGCGCTGATCTACCCGATGATCCTGATGGTCGTCTCGATCGCAGTCGTCGCCATCATCGTTGTGTTCGTCATTCCTCGGTTCGCCGAGTTTTTCGAGGGGTTCGGCGCCGAACTGCCCCTGCCCACCCGCATGCTCATGGCGATCGCTGACTTTGTGCAGTCGACCGCCGGCCTGATCACGCTGGGCCTGATCGTCGTCGCCATCCTGGCGTTCTTCGGTGCGATCAGTACCCGCAAGGGCCGCTACTGGTGGCACGGTGTGTTGCTGAAGATGCCGCTGATCAACAAGGTGATCGTCTACTCGTCAACGGAGCGATTCGCCCGGGTGTTGGGCGTGTTGTTGTCCTCGGGCGTTCCCTTGTCCGACGCCCTGCCCAGCGCAGCGGACTGCTCCAACAACCTGGTCTTCAAGCATCGCTTGGACGAGGCCACCCAGCTGGTGATGCAGGGCGATGGGTTCGCCGAGCCGATGGCCGAGGCCAACATCTTCCCCAACACCATGCTGCAGATGATCAAGGTGGGCGAGCAGACCGGCGAGCTGGCTGCGCAGCTGGACAACGTGGCCGGCTTCTTCAACGACGAGCTGGACTACGCGGTCGACAAGATGACCGAGTGGTTCGAGCCGATCATGATCATTTTCATCGGCGCCGTCGTTGGCTTCGTGGCGCTGGCCATGGTCAGCGCGATGTACGGAATCTACGGCCAAGTGGAGCTCTGA
- a CDS encoding type II secretion system protein, translating to MHNTLKRLQARSGSGFTLIELLVVIAILAILAGVVVFAVGNSTKNAGKAACDTERGAIITAWNAAATSNKVSGNDESWDDYLENSNTKYFTMPAAGTKVPVKISRDGTTTTAVPAGDCADIETTSLNA from the coding sequence ATGCACAACACATTGAAGCGGCTCCAGGCACGCAGCGGATCGGGCTTCACGCTCATCGAACTCCTCGTCGTCATCGCCATCCTCGCCATCCTGGCCGGGGTTGTCGTGTTCGCAGTCGGCAACTCGACCAAGAACGCCGGCAAGGCGGCCTGCGATACTGAGCGTGGGGCGATTATTACCGCGTGGAACGCTGCGGCAACGTCGAACAAGGTCTCCGGCAACGACGAGTCATGGGACGACTACTTGGAGAACTCCAACACCAAGTACTTCACGATGCCCGCCGCTGGTACCAAGGTTCCGGTGAAGATTTCTCGCGATGGTACTACCACCACCGCCGTGCCAGCAGGCGACTGCGCAGACATCGAGACGACCTCGTTGAACGCCTGA
- a CDS encoding type IV pilus twitching motility protein PilT produces the protein MYTADVSHIEPYLNELMERRATDLHIAAGSHPMIRIDGSLLPIDGSEVLTPEESQVIVDRLIGPDDLDRFNEDRQLDFSFPWGDQARFRANAYYQRNSPAVALRLIPTDIPTPQQLGLPDVWQKIVKKPHGLVLATGPTGSGKSTSQAAMIAEIAATRACHILTIEDPIEYMQHSKMALVNQREVGTDVPDFAQGLRAALREDPDVVLVGELRDLETISLTLTLAETGHLVFGTLHTNDAAQTVDRLIDVFPHDQQAQVRTQLSMSLVAVIAQRLIPRIGGGRVAAFEVMTGSPAISNLIREGQVRQIRNVMTTSSRDGMRLLESSLSGLVSEGAITLDDAQAISMYPDEVVYKQQVVGRT, from the coding sequence GTGTACACCGCAGACGTTTCCCACATCGAGCCCTACCTCAACGAACTGATGGAACGACGCGCCACCGACTTGCACATCGCAGCCGGCTCGCACCCCATGATCCGCATCGACGGTTCGCTTCTGCCTATCGACGGCTCGGAAGTGCTCACGCCTGAGGAGTCGCAGGTGATCGTCGACCGGCTGATCGGCCCGGACGACCTCGACCGGTTCAACGAGGATCGTCAACTCGACTTCTCGTTCCCTTGGGGCGACCAGGCCCGCTTCAGGGCCAACGCCTACTACCAGCGAAACTCGCCGGCGGTTGCGCTTCGGTTGATCCCCACCGACATCCCCACACCCCAGCAGTTGGGTCTGCCCGACGTGTGGCAGAAGATCGTCAAGAAGCCCCACGGCCTGGTGCTGGCCACCGGTCCCACCGGCTCAGGTAAGTCCACCTCGCAAGCGGCGATGATCGCTGAGATCGCCGCCACCCGGGCCTGCCACATCCTCACGATCGAGGATCCGATCGAGTACATGCAGCACTCCAAGATGGCACTGGTCAACCAGCGCGAGGTGGGCACTGATGTGCCCGACTTCGCCCAGGGCCTTCGCGCTGCGCTTCGGGAGGATCCCGATGTCGTCCTGGTCGGCGAGCTTCGCGACCTAGAGACCATCTCCCTCACGCTCACCTTGGCCGAGACGGGCCACTTGGTGTTCGGCACACTGCACACCAACGACGCCGCCCAGACCGTCGACCGCTTAATCGACGTCTTCCCTCACGATCAGCAGGCCCAGGTCCGTACCCAGCTGTCGATGTCGCTGGTGGCGGTAATTGCCCAGCGATTGATTCCTCGGATCGGTGGTGGCCGCGTGGCCGCCTTCGAGGTGATGACCGGTTCGCCGGCCATCTCCAACCTCATCCGCGAGGGTCAGGTCCGTCAGATCCGCAACGTCATGACCACGTCGAGTCGGGATGGCATGCGGCTTTTGGAAAGCTCTCTCAGCGGGCTGGTGTCCGAAGGTGCAATCACCTTGGATGATGCCCAGGCGATCTCGATGTATCCGGACGAGGTTGTCTATAAGCAGCAAGTGGTTGGCCGGACGTGA
- a CDS encoding PKD domain-containing protein: protein MTNSTQLDRKSARAHRGQGGFGMLEAIIGMVMVALLIGAGATGLRTLQSASREANLTARMDAVVVGASEALRETPYQECANEATYQDAILVADDARLDDQNLSRQTASGKPTIEVTSVESETCGTPAGDNGRQKVNLKVTNNGKSRTAKVTKFDETRRLRLPIASIDPSVPQTKDGDIRMVFSFTAKQSTSFYPLYKFEWNCDATAPPAGVSVPGTAVTDETELPGDQMFCEYTAGPNDKEVTVKLRVTDDKEQSSEDSVTITVPKRTEPRLSPVAAAAVASGGGSTGSPGASFSFSSAGTLSPYGTPLNYSWDFGDPQSGSSNGSISQNPSHTFYWAGNYVVTMTVTDELGLTSSANVPITIDPIDIPLPLASFPEPSPAPGEFHPYTPISFDGTSSRAHPDVAVSSYYWDFGDGTTATGGIVTHAYSTANPYVVELTVKDASGQTSSVTQVVMVKPLSPPSNFRATGSRAKIPWIRTGYIDFAWTPVQSAPGENLVLEIEIQPAPSSLCWDGFTRNDSDGIIQSSGRYRWEEPNLNLLNLGKTFCAGSTYPYRARLFNKNAPRMTGVNPGPDSPIQYRGV from the coding sequence ATGACCAACTCGACGCAACTCGACCGGAAAAGCGCTAGAGCACATCGAGGCCAGGGCGGCTTTGGCATGCTCGAGGCGATCATCGGCATGGTCATGGTGGCGCTGTTGATCGGCGCTGGCGCCACAGGCTTGCGGACTCTTCAAAGTGCATCGCGTGAAGCGAATCTAACTGCACGGATGGATGCCGTTGTGGTAGGCGCCAGCGAAGCCCTGCGAGAGACCCCGTACCAAGAGTGCGCAAACGAGGCGACCTACCAGGACGCGATCCTTGTCGCAGACGATGCTCGTTTAGACGATCAAAATCTCTCCCGACAGACCGCTTCGGGGAAGCCCACCATCGAAGTCACGTCAGTCGAGAGCGAAACTTGCGGAACTCCGGCGGGAGACAACGGTCGGCAAAAGGTGAATTTGAAGGTCACGAACAACGGCAAGTCCCGCACTGCGAAGGTGACGAAATTCGACGAAACTCGTCGGCTGCGCCTCCCGATAGCAAGTATCGATCCATCTGTTCCGCAGACGAAAGACGGCGATATCCGCATGGTCTTCTCGTTCACAGCAAAACAGTCGACCTCGTTCTACCCTTTGTATAAATTCGAATGGAACTGCGATGCCACCGCCCCCCCTGCCGGGGTATCGGTCCCAGGGACGGCAGTGACGGATGAAACAGAGCTTCCCGGCGATCAGATGTTCTGCGAGTACACGGCCGGGCCAAACGACAAGGAGGTCACGGTCAAGCTGCGTGTGACCGATGATAAGGAGCAATCGAGCGAAGACTCAGTCACCATCACAGTACCGAAACGAACCGAACCTCGGCTCTCGCCGGTTGCAGCAGCGGCCGTGGCGTCTGGAGGTGGCTCCACTGGCAGCCCCGGAGCCAGCTTCAGCTTTTCTTCGGCGGGCACTTTGTCGCCGTATGGAACTCCGCTGAACTACTCCTGGGACTTTGGTGACCCACAAAGCGGATCGTCCAACGGCTCGATTTCGCAGAACCCGTCCCATACCTTCTATTGGGCAGGCAACTATGTCGTGACGATGACCGTAACAGACGAATTGGGTTTGACATCAAGCGCAAACGTGCCAATCACGATCGATCCAATCGACATTCCTCTTCCTCTTGCGAGCTTTCCGGAGCCGTCACCTGCACCTGGCGAGTTCCACCCCTACACCCCCATCAGCTTTGACGGGACCTCCTCCCGGGCACATCCCGACGTTGCTGTTTCTTCATACTATTGGGACTTCGGTGATGGGACTACGGCGACTGGTGGAATTGTGACTCACGCCTACAGCACTGCCAACCCCTATGTGGTGGAACTCACGGTGAAGGACGCGAGCGGTCAAACGTCTTCAGTTACGCAGGTTGTAATGGTCAAGCCGCTGAGCCCGCCCAGCAATTTCAGGGCAACAGGTTCACGCGCCAAGATCCCTTGGATCCGTACCGGCTACATAGATTTCGCTTGGACTCCAGTGCAGTCTGCACCAGGGGAGAACTTGGTGCTAGAGATCGAGATTCAACCCGCACCTTCTAGCCTGTGCTGGGATGGATTCACCAGAAATGATAGTGATGGGATCATACAGTCTAGCGGACGTTATCGGTGGGAAGAACCGAACCTGAATTTGTTGAATCTCGGTAAAACATTTTGCGCCGGTTCAACCTATCCGTATCGTGCCCGTCTCTTCAATAAGAATGCTCCCAGAATGACTGGTGTGAATCCAGGGCCAGACTCACCGATCCAGTACCGGGGTGTATAA
- a CDS encoding prepilin-type N-terminal cleavage/methylation domain-containing protein: MTRPRQNGITLLETLIAMVITATVLLPTMGFVTLTMGEQATARLLNTETSNLAAVDLAVVRDVSNAKAVAATVDASGNPQTIDDCPGGPGWGGSVVMALVTSQNHRVIYSLESSGTAMGDNLWRRECLNQSVVSGTPLSDPLLQVVPAVANDTTGAIIGQRLLSAASSCPNGDGGQSAECRLVTLRLQSASTSGAGNKRAAVVVQATRRNDTYAAPNTPPIARFSYAPANVADKDTVTFDATGSRDPRGGNLTYQWSFGAPVNGNVPAVPAPPAPPQGFVIPETTSQVIPERILDQAVSPMTATLKVRSSESGLTNSVTHNVDIDAKAPKAALKPVPPVVVNRNTLVEFTPTLETFSKATIQQTTIDWGDGQPNTEGFCPASPSPCVQTLKHSFPNIGSFTVKVTVVDSNGKRASAQVTVKVETDIIYVSETRGSNDQPGGCGVAITQPCKTINKGIERAEDLSKPRVYVAAGTYDRFNMKSNIEVKGRFSEDFNGVGGNSTVSGDNTGNPAGIVLSGVVRAKVSGFVVRTPVVSSGSTQAIFIDGSGKGAGGKVTLENVVGGEDVNGGRGKGNESAAILIKDSVVDLKEVTANSPEASEASSSTYGLRVDSSTVAIEGGNYKASAGLSGLPISRPAGIPAPAVACPGGGTSDRTAGTSTCGGGVGGLGGLSGTNVWGDDRTSGDPGVKGSGPSGGSGGLGGANGCWGGDPGLRGEAAGAGDSVGGSAGPGGANGVLHTAPPASGATWVGHVGSAGGSGGKGGGGGGGGGGGGNCTQSNAGGGGAGGGGGGEGKAGTEVGDPGGGSFAVYSYKSNLTVVGGEFKAGRGGQGGFGQTGGAGGNAGAGGNGANDSTLHEGGGGGGGGAGGGGGGGAGGAEGGPSIGIYVREHTVPPTLNPSSVTYDTPGSGGMGGSGSSGGVGGLGGTTDYPNGPAPVRAPSGSPGAPGTAGDPGLGARTLIQ, translated from the coding sequence GTGACGCGACCACGACAAAACGGCATCACTTTGCTGGAGACCCTGATCGCTATGGTAATAACCGCCACGGTTCTCCTCCCAACGATGGGTTTCGTTACGTTGACTATGGGCGAGCAAGCCACGGCCAGGCTTCTCAACACTGAGACGTCTAACTTGGCCGCGGTCGACCTTGCGGTCGTGCGGGATGTTAGCAATGCTAAAGCGGTGGCCGCGACGGTTGATGCAAGCGGCAACCCGCAAACGATTGATGACTGCCCGGGTGGACCCGGTTGGGGCGGCTCCGTAGTCATGGCACTGGTCACATCACAGAACCATCGCGTTATTTACAGTCTTGAGTCATCCGGCACAGCCATGGGTGATAATCTATGGCGTCGAGAGTGTCTTAATCAGAGTGTCGTTTCCGGCACCCCATTGAGTGATCCTCTCCTCCAGGTTGTCCCAGCGGTCGCCAACGACACGACCGGAGCAATTATTGGTCAACGCCTTTTGAGCGCAGCCAGCTCCTGCCCGAACGGTGATGGCGGTCAGAGTGCCGAGTGCAGGCTGGTTACCTTGCGGTTACAGTCTGCGAGTACATCTGGAGCGGGCAATAAGAGGGCCGCCGTAGTGGTTCAGGCGACCCGCCGCAATGACACCTACGCTGCGCCCAACACTCCTCCGATTGCACGCTTCTCCTATGCCCCGGCGAACGTAGCTGACAAAGACACGGTCACCTTCGATGCGACCGGTTCACGCGACCCAAGAGGCGGTAACCTGACTTATCAGTGGTCGTTCGGCGCTCCCGTGAATGGGAACGTGCCGGCGGTTCCTGCGCCACCTGCGCCACCCCAAGGTTTCGTGATTCCTGAGACAACCAGCCAGGTCATTCCGGAGCGAATACTGGATCAGGCCGTTTCGCCGATGACCGCCACTCTGAAGGTTCGTAGCTCCGAGTCAGGTCTGACCAACTCAGTCACCCACAATGTGGATATTGATGCTAAGGCTCCCAAGGCGGCACTAAAGCCTGTGCCGCCAGTTGTCGTTAACCGCAACACGCTGGTTGAGTTCACCCCGACCTTAGAAACCTTTTCGAAGGCAACTATTCAGCAGACGACTATAGACTGGGGTGATGGTCAGCCAAATACGGAAGGTTTCTGTCCCGCAAGCCCCTCGCCCTGCGTTCAAACATTGAAGCATTCTTTTCCTAATATTGGCAGCTTTACTGTTAAAGTCACGGTTGTAGATTCAAATGGGAAGCGAGCTAGTGCCCAGGTTACCGTCAAGGTTGAGACTGATATCATCTACGTGAGCGAAACTCGAGGCTCTAATGATCAACCTGGCGGCTGTGGTGTGGCGATCACCCAACCCTGCAAAACCATTAACAAAGGAATAGAGCGGGCTGAGGACCTCAGTAAGCCGCGTGTCTACGTCGCAGCAGGAACGTACGACCGCTTCAACATGAAGAGCAATATTGAGGTTAAGGGAAGGTTCTCAGAGGACTTTAATGGTGTGGGCGGTAATTCTACTGTCTCCGGTGACAATACCGGTAACCCAGCGGGGATTGTGCTCTCCGGCGTTGTAAGGGCGAAGGTCAGCGGATTCGTAGTGCGGACTCCAGTCGTATCGAGTGGAAGCACGCAAGCGATCTTTATCGATGGCAGCGGCAAGGGCGCCGGAGGTAAGGTAACGCTGGAGAACGTAGTGGGTGGCGAAGATGTCAATGGGGGCCGAGGAAAGGGCAACGAGTCTGCAGCAATCCTCATCAAGGATTCGGTCGTGGACCTAAAGGAAGTGACCGCCAACTCTCCTGAGGCTAGCGAAGCGAGTTCGTCCACCTATGGTTTGAGGGTCGACAGTTCCACGGTCGCCATTGAGGGAGGCAACTACAAGGCGTCCGCTGGACTGTCTGGATTGCCGATCAGCCGACCTGCCGGGATACCAGCCCCTGCAGTCGCTTGCCCTGGCGGTGGAACGTCGGATCGCACTGCGGGTACCAGTACATGTGGCGGCGGGGTCGGCGGACTTGGTGGGCTTTCTGGAACTAACGTCTGGGGCGATGATCGTACTTCTGGCGATCCGGGGGTGAAGGGGAGTGGTCCTTCGGGAGGCTCAGGTGGATTAGGGGGCGCCAACGGGTGTTGGGGTGGGGACCCCGGCCTCCGTGGGGAAGCGGCGGGTGCCGGTGACTCGGTGGGAGGTTCCGCCGGTCCCGGAGGCGCCAATGGCGTTCTTCATACTGCCCCGCCAGCCTCCGGCGCCACCTGGGTGGGCCACGTCGGGAGCGCGGGAGGTTCAGGAGGCAAAGGCGGCGGCGGTGGTGGTGGTGGCGGCGGCGGCGGCAACTGCACCCAATCCAACGCGGGTGGCGGTGGTGCAGGCGGTGGGGGTGGCGGCGAAGGCAAGGCGGGCACGGAGGTCGGCGACCCCGGTGGTGGGTCATTTGCTGTCTACTCCTATAAGTCCAATCTGACTGTGGTGGGAGGTGAGTTCAAGGCTGGACGAGGTGGGCAGGGAGGATTCGGTCAGACCGGTGGAGCCGGCGGCAACGCTGGAGCTGGTGGCAACGGCGCTAACGACTCAACTCTTCATGAGGGCGGCGGCGGGGGCGGCGGCGGCGCGGGTGGCGGCGGTGGCGGAGGGGCAGGCGGAGCGGAAGGCGGCCCGTCTATTGGGATCTACGTACGAGAGCACACAGTCCCGCCAACCCTGAATCCATCATCTGTAACTTATGACACTCCTGGATCAGGTGGAATGGGGGGATCAGGATCTAGCGGTGGCGTGGGAGGCCTTGGCGGAACCACCGACTATCCCAACGGGCCGGCGCCAGTTCGGGCGCCTAGTGGTAGTCCAGGCGCGCCAGGTACGGCAGGAGATCCGGGCTTAGGGGCACGGACGTTGATCCAATGA
- a CDS encoding IS1380 family transposase, translating to MGRICQVQHSASESVRYDGEVETDKIVALAGLGPVAEYADRLGLTGGFAGAVPYSGPGIPVVDRGGLLVHSLLMLNAGGDCCTDLGMLQAAGGVLGDVGSDTTFRRMVADLAETPGATNAVGGVMRQARTRVWAEHGWSDPGRRVILDIDATLTPVHSEKEDAKGNYKRGFGFHPVACFADCSGEALAVEHRPGNAGANTIVDLVGIIDDGLDALPESVARSHRPGAVPTEAANEILVRSDSAGHTLGFLWDMSDRNLRFCVTGRSNNILSSVILGFGDNTGWENALRPRNVDWDGNDPDVDARAAQVVEVTNYPSIAKWVGLKGRPKDSLDVHYPPGTRIVIRREPLHPGAQQRMFDTNGWRHTIIICDLPDDSALEIDRLQREHAHVEENIKRLKTTGLERFPFPDTARNKVWTSMVGWAHTLCRWFQLDLLAGTEFEHAHPKKLRRCLFGTPAILRVRNRQTWTLWPQHWPWNPHLRTAGQRLRTMATPTPLRI from the coding sequence ATGGGACGCATCTGTCAGGTGCAACATAGCGCGTCGGAATCGGTGCGCTATGACGGCGAGGTTGAGACCGACAAGATCGTCGCGTTGGCTGGCCTGGGGCCGGTCGCCGAGTACGCCGACCGCCTCGGTTTGACCGGCGGATTCGCCGGCGCTGTGCCCTATTCGGGCCCGGGGATCCCGGTCGTTGACCGGGGCGGTTTGTTGGTCCACAGCTTGTTGATGTTGAACGCCGGCGGGGATTGCTGCACCGATCTCGGGATGCTGCAGGCCGCAGGAGGCGTGTTGGGTGATGTTGGTTCAGACACGACGTTCCGGCGGATGGTCGCCGACCTCGCGGAGACACCCGGGGCGACCAACGCCGTCGGCGGCGTGATGCGGCAGGCCCGGACCAGGGTGTGGGCTGAGCATGGCTGGTCCGATCCCGGCCGTCGGGTGATCTTGGATATCGACGCCACCCTCACCCCGGTGCACTCAGAAAAAGAAGACGCGAAGGGCAACTACAAACGCGGGTTCGGGTTCCACCCGGTCGCGTGTTTCGCTGACTGCTCCGGCGAGGCCCTCGCCGTTGAGCACCGGCCTGGCAACGCCGGCGCCAACACGATCGTCGATCTGGTTGGGATCATCGACGACGGCTTGGACGCGTTGCCCGAGAGTGTCGCCCGGTCACATCGCCCCGGCGCCGTCCCAACCGAAGCGGCCAACGAGATCCTGGTTCGTTCCGACTCGGCCGGTCACACCCTCGGATTCTTGTGGGACATGTCGGACCGCAACCTGCGGTTTTGTGTGACCGGCAGGTCGAACAACATCTTGAGCTCGGTGATCCTCGGTTTCGGCGACAACACCGGCTGGGAGAACGCTTTGCGGCCCCGGAACGTCGACTGGGACGGCAACGATCCCGATGTTGACGCCCGTGCTGCGCAGGTCGTTGAGGTCACCAACTACCCGTCGATCGCGAAATGGGTGGGCCTCAAAGGACGTCCCAAGGACAGCCTCGATGTTCACTACCCGCCAGGCACCCGGATCGTCATCCGACGCGAACCGTTACACCCCGGTGCCCAACAGCGGATGTTCGACACAAACGGCTGGCGCCACACCATCATCATCTGCGATCTCCCCGACGATTCGGCACTCGAGATCGACCGGCTTCAACGCGAACACGCCCACGTCGAGGAGAACATCAAACGCCTCAAAACCACCGGGCTCGAACGGTTCCCGTTCCCCGACACCGCCCGCAACAAGGTCTGGACCTCAATGGTCGGCTGGGCCCACACCCTCTGCCGCTGGTTCCAACTCGACCTCCTCGCCGGCACCGAGTTCGAACACGCCCACCCCAAAAAGTTGAGACGTTGCCTCTTCGGAACCCCGGCGATCCTCCGGGTCCGCAACCGGCAAACCTGGACCCTCTGGCCCCAACACTGGCCATGGAACCCCCACCTCCGAACAGCCGGACAACGACTCCGCACCATGGCCACCCCCACACCCCTCCGGATCTGA
- a CDS encoding CRTAC1 family protein: MTLPMQHRPDRIVGNSVTNEPGRRPENVSLPGSHPDRHNPHQTSPNMGTILPDPNLNREPQPRRERHQPPSETTTTSDNGVASERPSDLIGGGYFKFDEVASDIGLRDLPEEAPSNIGAFVGGASVGDYDGDGKLDLFLTNFSISDRLFRATPEGNFVDVTADSGLIVRTGSPADGVGSAASVWADIDGDGALDLFVGGVGDQANQLYVNDGAGGFTEEAERRGVADMFTVTKSQPFAAHTVLGSAFADWDKDGDLDLMSAHWQPPLWTVADQTGPTSGNSICAKERPGDSLSGEALNYHERATSRFWENNGSGTFRDVTDKMGVDLRGVSAFTPVFADFDDDSWPDLFLTGDFCTSRLLRNTGDGFEDITVKSGLGTDENGMGSVVDDFNQDGHMDWFVSGIAPGVNGVGCVKARPEVGCSGNRLWFGDGLGGFEDVTDEFGVRDAGWAWGSAGEDFNNDGRRDLVVVGGYKDAGSGIDRDPSIAEASRFFEAGQSHIWRNSAASPWVESGLTSGAISPQHAKALIPFDQNDDGLLDLLVANSDGAPSLLLNTTEGGGHWLKIVLRDETTSNTQAVGARVRIVAQKGAPEWIGEVRTGSGYQSSGPGALHIGLGDTSYVDSFEVRWPDSEVYEQYKVGSVDRLVFITRNE; this comes from the coding sequence ATGACACTCCCGATGCAACACCGACCAGACCGAATCGTCGGCAACAGCGTCACCAACGAACCCGGTCGTCGACCGGAAAACGTCAGCCTGCCGGGGAGTCACCCCGACCGTCACAACCCACACCAAACATCGCCCAACATGGGCACCATTTTGCCAGACCCGAACCTAAATCGCGAGCCTCAACCCCGACGCGAAAGACACCAGCCACCTAGCGAAACTACAACCACGTCAGATAACGGGGTTGCGAGTGAAAGACCCAGTGACCTCATCGGCGGCGGATACTTCAAGTTTGATGAGGTGGCATCAGATATTGGTCTTCGAGATCTTCCGGAAGAAGCTCCGAGTAATATCGGGGCGTTTGTTGGTGGTGCATCGGTGGGGGACTACGACGGCGATGGGAAACTCGACCTCTTTTTAACAAACTTCAGCATCTCTGATCGCCTCTTCCGTGCTACCCCAGAAGGAAACTTCGTTGATGTCACTGCAGATTCTGGATTGATTGTGAGGACTGGGTCACCGGCCGACGGCGTCGGCTCGGCGGCATCGGTCTGGGCTGATATTGACGGCGACGGCGCATTGGATTTATTCGTTGGTGGAGTGGGCGACCAGGCGAACCAACTCTACGTGAATGATGGAGCCGGAGGCTTCACGGAGGAGGCAGAGCGTAGGGGAGTCGCCGACATGTTCACCGTGACCAAGAGCCAGCCTTTCGCGGCACACACGGTTCTTGGCTCAGCATTTGCTGATTGGGATAAGGACGGAGATCTAGATCTGATGTCGGCGCATTGGCAGCCACCCCTTTGGACTGTCGCTGATCAAACTGGTCCCACCTCAGGGAATAGTATTTGCGCGAAAGAGCGTCCTGGAGACAGCTTGTCAGGTGAAGCTTTGAATTATCACGAGAGGGCCACGTCCAGATTCTGGGAGAACAATGGCTCCGGAACCTTCCGTGATGTCACTGACAAGATGGGCGTTGATCTACGAGGCGTGTCTGCATTCACGCCGGTATTTGCGGACTTCGACGATGATTCCTGGCCAGACCTGTTCTTAACCGGCGACTTCTGCACAAGCCGCCTCTTGCGAAATACCGGCGATGGGTTTGAAGATATTACGGTCAAATCTGGACTCGGAACGGATGAGAACGGCATGGGGTCGGTGGTGGATGATTTTAATCAGGATGGTCACATGGACTGGTTTGTGAGCGGCATCGCCCCTGGCGTGAATGGAGTTGGGTGTGTAAAGGCAAGACCGGAGGTGGGTTGCAGCGGCAACCGGCTTTGGTTTGGAGATGGTCTGGGCGGGTTCGAGGACGTTACGGACGAGTTTGGGGTGCGTGACGCGGGTTGGGCTTGGGGCTCGGCCGGTGAGGATTTCAACAACGACGGTCGTCGAGATCTCGTAGTTGTAGGTGGCTACAAGGACGCTGGATCCGGGATCGACCGAGACCCGAGCATCGCCGAGGCGTCCCGCTTCTTCGAAGCTGGGCAGTCTCATATCTGGCGCAATTCGGCTGCTAGTCCATGGGTCGAGAGCGGTCTGACGTCCGGAGCCATCAGCCCACAGCACGCCAAGGCCCTGATCCCTTTTGATCAAAACGATGATGGATTGCTCGATCTTCTTGTGGCCAATAGCGATGGAGCGCCCAGCTTGCTTTTGAATACGACGGAAGGTGGCGGTCACTGGCTGAAAATCGTATTGCGAGATGAGACGACATCCAATACTCAGGCCGTTGGTGCTCGGGTTCGTATTGTAGCACAGAAGGGCGCCCCTGAGTGGATTGGGGAGGTAAGAACCGGAAGCGGATACCAGAGTTCGGGGCCTGGAGCGTTGCACATTGGGTTGGGAGATACGTCCTACGTCGACTCGTTTGAGGTTCGGTGGCCAGATAGTGAGGTGTATGAACAATACAAAGTCGGCTCAGTTGACCGCCTGGTCTTCATCACGAGAAACGAATAG